Proteins encoded together in one Lysinibacillus sp. FSL K6-0232 window:
- the gltX gene encoding glutamate--tRNA ligase — translation MTKEVRVRYAPSPTGYLHIGGARTALFNYLYAKHHNGKFIVRIEDTDIERNVEGGEASQLENLKWLGIEYDESIDIGGPYAPYRQMERLDIYREHAEKLLEQGLAYKCFCSSEKLEASREEQKARGVAAPTYDGTCRHLSAEEVAAKEAAGEPYTIRMRVPENVTYEFEDLVRGQVVFESKDVGDWVLVKANGIPTYNFAVVLDDHFMEISHVFRGEEHLSNTPKQMMIFDAFGWEYPTFGHMTLIVNENRKKLSKRDESIIQFVTQYKDLGYLPEAMFNFFALLGWSPEGEEEIFSREELIKIFDEKRLSKSPSMFDKQKLTWMNNQYIKKLPLEEVVALSLPHLQKAGLLPEELTAEQRAWATDLIALYHDQMSFGAEIIELSSLFFKEQIEYDEEAKAVLAGEQVPEVMTAFKTQLEALEEFTPDTVKAAIKAVQKATGHKGKNLFMPIRVVTTGETHGPELPNAICLIGKEKTIDRVEKFAQ, via the coding sequence ATGACGAAAGAAGTTCGTGTTCGTTACGCACCATCTCCAACTGGTTATTTACATATTGGTGGGGCGCGTACAGCATTATTCAATTATTTATATGCAAAACATCATAACGGTAAATTTATTGTACGTATTGAGGATACAGATATTGAACGTAATGTAGAGGGTGGAGAAGCATCTCAGCTAGAAAACCTAAAGTGGCTAGGTATTGAATATGATGAGTCGATTGATATTGGTGGACCTTATGCACCTTACCGTCAAATGGAACGTCTTGATATTTATAGAGAGCATGCTGAAAAATTATTGGAGCAAGGCTTAGCTTATAAATGTTTCTGTTCTTCAGAAAAGCTTGAGGCATCTCGTGAAGAGCAAAAGGCTAGAGGTGTAGCAGCACCTACTTATGATGGTACATGTCGTCATTTATCAGCGGAGGAAGTTGCAGCGAAAGAGGCAGCAGGTGAGCCATATACAATTCGTATGCGTGTACCAGAAAACGTAACATATGAATTTGAAGATTTAGTGCGTGGACAAGTAGTATTTGAATCGAAGGATGTTGGTGATTGGGTACTTGTAAAAGCAAATGGTATTCCAACTTATAACTTTGCTGTTGTATTGGATGATCACTTTATGGAAATTTCCCATGTTTTCCGTGGTGAGGAGCATTTATCGAATACACCAAAGCAAATGATGATTTTTGATGCATTTGGTTGGGAATATCCAACTTTCGGGCATATGACACTAATAGTTAATGAAAACCGTAAAAAGCTATCAAAACGTGATGAATCGATTATTCAATTTGTTACACAATATAAAGATTTAGGTTATCTTCCTGAGGCAATGTTTAACTTCTTTGCACTGCTTGGCTGGTCACCAGAAGGCGAAGAGGAAATTTTCTCAAGAGAGGAATTAATTAAAATCTTTGATGAAAAACGTTTATCAAAATCACCATCTATGTTCGATAAGCAAAAGCTGACATGGATGAATAATCAATATATTAAAAAATTACCTTTAGAAGAAGTAGTAGCACTATCATTACCACATTTGCAAAAAGCAGGTTTATTGCCTGAAGAGCTTACTGCAGAGCAACGTGCATGGGCAACAGATTTAATTGCTCTTTATCACGATCAAATGAGCTTTGGTGCTGAAATTATTGAATTATCTAGCCTATTCTTCAAAGAACAGATTGAATATGATGAAGAAGCAAAAGCTGTTTTAGCAGGTGAACAAGTACCTGAGGTTATGACAGCCTTTAAGACACAGCTTGAAGCATTAGAAGAATTTACACCAGATACAGTAAAAGCTGCTATTAAAGCTGTTCAAAAAGCAACGGGTCATAAAGGTAAAAACTTATTTATGCCAATCCGTGTTGTAACAACAGGAGAAACGCATGGGCCAGAACTACCAAATGCAATTTGCTTAATTGGTAAAGAGAAAACAATTGACCGCGTTGAAAAATTTGCACAATAA
- the ispF gene encoding 2-C-methyl-D-erythritol 2,4-cyclodiphosphate synthase: MFRIGQGFDVHAFEEGRPLIIGGITIPHEKGLVGHSDADVLLHTVTDAALGAIGEGDIGRHFPDTDPAFKDADSAKLLEHIWQIVEDKGYVLGNVDCTIMAQRPKMAPYIGQMQNRIAELLHAEPSQVNVKATTTEKLGFTGREEGIAAMATILLIKK, from the coding sequence ATGTTTCGAATTGGACAAGGTTTTGATGTACATGCATTTGAGGAGGGGCGTCCGTTAATTATTGGAGGTATTACAATTCCTCATGAAAAAGGGCTTGTAGGGCACTCTGATGCAGATGTTTTATTACATACTGTTACGGATGCAGCGCTAGGAGCAATTGGAGAAGGAGATATTGGACGTCATTTTCCAGATACAGACCCTGCATTTAAGGATGCAGATTCAGCCAAACTATTAGAACATATTTGGCAAATTGTTGAGGATAAAGGCTATGTTCTAGGTAATGTAGATTGTACAATTATGGCGCAGCGTCCTAAAATGGCTCCATATATCGGGCAAATGCAAAATCGTATTGCGGAATTATTACATGCAGAGCCCTCACAAGTAAATGTCAAGGCGACAACAACGGAAAAATTAGGCTTTACTGGACGTGAGGAAGGTATAGCAGCAATGGCAACAATCCTTTTGATTAAGAAATAA
- the ispD gene encoding 2-C-methyl-D-erythritol 4-phosphate cytidylyltransferase: MQYEVVLPAAGSGKRMGAGQNKLFLKLLEKPILIHTLEVFQQDPCCTGIWLAVKPEERAYIQAMLQQYSITKVKGLPDGGAERQHSVHSCMKEMEQVDIVLVHDAARPFITHNIIANLVQSAHIYGAAIAGVRAKDTMKKVRDGVIEETVDRDSLWMIQTPQAFQYDLIVEAEDVAEKVGFLGTDEAMLVERLGYAVHIVESSYENVKMTTQEDLLFGEAILRKRALEVNK, from the coding sequence ATGCAATATGAAGTAGTCTTACCTGCAGCTGGCAGCGGCAAGCGTATGGGAGCAGGACAAAATAAATTATTTTTAAAGCTTTTAGAGAAGCCAATTCTTATACACACGCTAGAGGTGTTTCAGCAGGACCCTTGTTGCACAGGTATTTGGTTAGCTGTGAAACCAGAGGAGCGTGCATATATTCAAGCAATGCTACAGCAATATAGTATTACAAAGGTTAAAGGCTTACCTGATGGAGGTGCGGAGCGACAGCATTCCGTGCATTCCTGTATGAAGGAGATGGAGCAGGTTGATATTGTGCTTGTCCATGATGCAGCACGCCCTTTTATTACACATAATATTATTGCCAATCTTGTTCAAAGCGCACACATATATGGTGCAGCTATCGCAGGTGTGCGAGCAAAGGATACAATGAAAAAGGTTCGAGATGGTGTGATTGAGGAAACTGTGGATCGTGATAGTTTATGGATGATTCAAACACCACAAGCTTTCCAATACGATTTAATTGTTGAGGCAGAGGATGTTGCTGAAAAGGTTGGCTTCCTTGGTACAGACGAAGCAATGCTTGTTGAACGACTAGGATATGCAGTGCATATTGTGGAAAGTAGCTATGAAAATGTCAAAATGACAACGCAAGAGGATTTACTTTTTGGAGAGGCTATTTTGCGTAAGCGTGCTTTGGAAGTAAACAAATAA
- a CDS encoding PIN/TRAM domain-containing protein has protein sequence MKKFVQIAFLLIGGALGLVFLPPLYELLHLSSNPWLDNPYVSVALGALLLFTLSFAFSDYFVKLIGWMEEVLFKVPIGDLLFGTLGLIIGLIVAYFLGFAIDSIQIPFITEIIPLILSFVLGYLGFRIGFRKRDELIQLFTLRGANTKKKAIEEAEVPEVKGSYKLLDTSVIIDGRIADISETGFIEGILVVPQFVLTELQHIADSSDTLKRTRGRRGLDILKKLQDERKTKVEITDEDFEDVQEVDLKLVRLAKKMGNDTQIVTNDFNLNKVCELHHVKVLNINDLANAVKPVVIPGEDMQVVVIKDGKEHNQGVAYLDDGTMIVVEGGRSYIGQAITVTVTSVLQTSAGRMIFAKPKDD, from the coding sequence ATGAAAAAATTTGTGCAAATTGCCTTTTTACTGATTGGAGGAGCATTAGGCCTTGTTTTCTTACCGCCATTATACGAATTGCTTCATTTATCATCTAATCCTTGGCTAGATAATCCTTATGTATCAGTAGCATTAGGGGCACTTTTGTTATTTACATTATCATTTGCCTTTTCTGATTATTTCGTGAAGCTCATTGGCTGGATGGAAGAGGTACTATTTAAAGTGCCAATTGGAGATTTATTATTTGGGACACTAGGTTTAATCATTGGATTAATTGTAGCTTATTTTTTAGGCTTTGCTATAGACAGTATACAAATTCCTTTTATTACAGAAATAATACCGCTTATTTTATCATTTGTATTAGGGTATTTAGGCTTCCGCATAGGTTTTAGAAAAAGAGATGAATTGATACAGCTTTTTACATTACGTGGCGCTAATACAAAGAAAAAGGCTATTGAAGAGGCTGAAGTGCCAGAAGTGAAAGGCAGCTATAAACTGCTAGATACAAGCGTTATTATCGATGGTCGCATTGCAGATATTTCGGAAACAGGCTTTATTGAGGGTATTTTAGTTGTGCCTCAGTTTGTATTAACAGAGCTACAGCATATTGCGGATTCGTCTGATACATTAAAGCGCACAAGAGGTCGTCGTGGCTTAGATATTTTAAAAAAATTACAGGATGAACGTAAGACAAAGGTTGAAATTACAGATGAAGATTTTGAGGATGTACAAGAGGTAGATTTAAAGCTAGTACGACTGGCGAAAAAAATGGGCAATGATACACAAATCGTTACAAATGATTTTAACCTTAATAAAGTGTGCGAATTACATCATGTGAAGGTATTAAATATTAATGATTTAGCAAATGCTGTAAAGCCTGTAGTTATTCCTGGTGAGGATATGCAGGTTGTCGTTATTAAAGATGGAAAAGAGCACAATCAAGGCGTTGCTTATTTAGATGATGGAACGATGATTGTTGTGGAGGGTGGACGTAGCTATATTGGACAGGCAATTACAGTAACAGTAACAAGTGTGCTGCAAACATCAGCAGGTCGAATGATATTTGCGAAGCCAAAGGACGATTAG
- the radA gene encoding DNA repair protein RadA, producing MAKKKTKFVCSGCGYESAKWMGRCPGCGEWNKMVEEVEVVAKGPRGAFQHSATVTQKAVPIIQVEATEESRVATEMGELNRVLGGGIVAGSLVLIGGDPGIGKSTLLLQVSALLSNREHRVLYISGEESIRQTKLRAERLGVVSQELYIYSETNLEFLHQTIDEVQPKFVIVDSIQTVFHPEVTSAPGSVSQVRECTAELMRIAKTKGIAIFLVGHVTKEGQIAGPRILEHMVDTVLYFEGERHHNHRILRSQKNRFGSTNEIAIFEMLQGGLKEVLNPSELFLQERSQGAAGSTIVASMEGTRPILVEIQSLVTPTSFNYPKRMATGVDQNRVQLLMAVLEKRMGLMLQAQDAYIKVAGGVKLDEPAIDLAVLTSIVSSFKDQAVRATDCFIGEVGLTGEVRRVSRIEQRVIEAAKLGFKRAFIPASNIGGWDFPQGIEIVGVETIKDALNMCFREL from the coding sequence TTGGCAAAGAAAAAAACAAAATTTGTTTGTTCAGGCTGTGGCTATGAATCTGCTAAATGGATGGGCAGATGTCCAGGCTGTGGAGAATGGAATAAGATGGTGGAAGAAGTTGAGGTTGTTGCAAAAGGGCCACGTGGGGCATTTCAGCATTCCGCTACAGTTACTCAAAAGGCAGTGCCTATTATTCAGGTTGAAGCTACTGAAGAGTCGCGTGTAGCAACGGAGATGGGGGAACTAAATCGTGTCTTAGGTGGAGGAATTGTAGCTGGCTCACTAGTATTAATTGGCGGTGACCCTGGGATTGGGAAGTCTACATTATTACTGCAAGTTTCTGCATTGCTCTCCAATAGGGAGCATCGTGTGCTTTATATTTCTGGAGAGGAATCGATTCGTCAAACAAAATTACGAGCAGAACGTTTAGGAGTAGTTTCTCAAGAGCTTTATATCTATTCTGAAACGAATCTTGAATTTTTACATCAAACGATTGATGAGGTGCAGCCGAAATTTGTTATTGTCGATTCCATACAGACGGTCTTTCATCCAGAGGTGACAAGTGCACCAGGGAGTGTGTCGCAGGTGCGTGAATGTACAGCAGAGCTTATGCGCATAGCCAAAACAAAGGGCATTGCTATCTTTTTAGTGGGACATGTGACAAAGGAGGGGCAAATTGCAGGGCCGCGAATCTTGGAGCATATGGTGGATACAGTGCTGTATTTTGAAGGGGAAAGGCATCATAATCATCGTATTTTACGAAGTCAAAAAAACCGCTTTGGCTCGACCAATGAAATTGCTATATTTGAAATGCTGCAAGGTGGTTTAAAGGAAGTGCTCAACCCTTCTGAGCTATTTTTGCAGGAGCGTTCACAAGGCGCAGCGGGCTCTACGATTGTTGCCTCAATGGAAGGAACGCGACCAATCCTTGTTGAAATTCAATCTCTAGTAACACCTACAAGCTTTAACTATCCTAAGCGTATGGCAACAGGGGTAGACCAGAATCGAGTGCAGCTATTGATGGCAGTGCTTGAAAAGCGTATGGGGCTCATGCTACAAGCCCAAGATGCATATATTAAAGTTGCTGGCGGTGTGAAATTAGATGAGCCTGCTATTGATTTAGCTGTATTAACAAGCATTGTATCTAGCTTTAAGGATCAAGCAGTAAGAGCAACAGATTGTTTTATTGGTGAGGTAGGTTTGACAGGGGAGGTGCGCCGTGTTTCGCGTATTGAACAGCGTGTTATTGAAGCGGCGAAGCTTGGCTTTAAACGAGCCTTTATTCCAGCATCTAATATCGGTGGGTGGGATTTTCCACAGGGCATTGAAATTGTAGGCGTCGAAACGATAAAGGATGCTTTAAATATGTGCTTTAGGGAGCTATAA